From a single Pseudalkalibacillus hwajinpoensis genomic region:
- the hxlA gene encoding 3-hexulose-6-phosphate synthase has translation MKLQLALDRLSDDECLDILTKTYEAIDWIEIGTGVIKEYGMPIVRKIRETFPKSIIVTDMKTCDAGKYEAAQAFEAGADITTVMAFAADQTITDILDVALEFKGRVMVDLLGVTHKQRIEQLHDLGVDLVSLHFGKDMQKNGNITGDIFELVSGFPDLEVAVAGGINLETLSTILPYEPDTLIVGGGITKQGNRKHMAAQIKEAIQEYERSHSHRSS, from the coding sequence CGAGTGTTTAGACATTCTTACAAAGACATATGAGGCCATCGACTGGATTGAGATTGGAACAGGGGTTATTAAAGAATATGGAATGCCAATTGTAAGGAAGATTAGAGAAACCTTTCCTAAATCAATCATCGTAACAGATATGAAAACCTGCGATGCCGGCAAATATGAAGCGGCTCAGGCATTTGAAGCAGGTGCAGACATTACGACTGTAATGGCTTTCGCCGCAGACCAAACGATTACAGATATATTAGATGTAGCTTTAGAGTTTAAGGGTAGAGTGATGGTGGATTTATTGGGTGTTACTCATAAACAACGCATCGAACAGCTTCATGACCTTGGAGTAGATCTTGTCAGCCTCCATTTTGGAAAAGACATGCAGAAAAATGGAAACATCACCGGTGATATCTTTGAACTTGTAAGCGGATTCCCTGACTTAGAAGTTGCCGTTGCAGGTGGAATCAATCTTGAAACTCTTTCAACTATTCTTCCATACGAACCTGATACCTTAATCGTTGGGGGAGGCATTACGAAACAGGGTAACCGTAAACATATGGCTGCACAAATCAAGGAGGCGATCCAGGAGTATGAAAGAAGTCATTCACACCGTAGCTCATGA
- the hxlB gene encoding 6-phospho-3-hexuloisomerase has protein sequence MKEVIHTVAHEINQVLAEVNEDQAKQLSSYIEDAKRIFVTGEGRSGLMGKAFAMRLMHGGYEVFVTGETITPNIENGDLLIAISGSGSTQAICYFAEKAKELGARISAVTTNANSRLAKISDNVLLVPAATKKRLSGEPDTIQPLGNQFDQSLHLLLDAIIIYTINQSKKTDNDKMTAKHANLE, from the coding sequence ATGAAAGAAGTCATTCACACCGTAGCTCATGAAATTAATCAGGTGTTAGCAGAAGTGAACGAAGATCAAGCGAAGCAGCTCTCATCCTACATAGAGGATGCTAAACGAATTTTCGTGACTGGAGAAGGACGTTCTGGACTGATGGGAAAGGCTTTCGCGATGCGATTAATGCACGGCGGATATGAAGTGTTTGTTACCGGAGAAACCATTACTCCGAATATCGAAAATGGTGATTTGTTGATCGCTATCTCTGGATCAGGTTCTACTCAGGCGATTTGTTATTTTGCTGAAAAAGCCAAAGAATTAGGTGCCCGTATTTCAGCAGTTACTACGAATGCAAATTCCAGACTTGCTAAGATAAGCGATAATGTATTGCTCGTTCCTGCAGCTACTAAAAAGAGGCTGTCAGGTGAGCCTGATACGATTCAACCACTCGGAAACCAATTTGATCAATCGCTTCATCTACTCCTGGATGCCATCATCATCTACACGATAAATCAATCAAAGAAAACGGATAATGACAAAATGACCGCAAAACACGCAAATTTGGAATAG
- a CDS encoding bifunctional 4-hydroxy-2-oxoglutarate aldolase/2-dehydro-3-deoxy-phosphogluconate aldolase, translating into MNCLQKVQEAKIVPVVRKANRSNILPIAQALFDGGIKAIEITAETPEVDMLIKEVRSNLNGLVVGAGTVLDAETARAVIMAGAQFIVSPTVNRDTVKMAKRYGVPCIIGALTPTEMVTAYESGADMVKVFPANIMGADYIKNILGPLPQIQIMATGGIDKENMLDYFHSGAKVVGIGSQLVQPAHLSTKEDFESLQELASQYVEKLVEANRTSLIESGFRK; encoded by the coding sequence ATGAATTGTTTGCAAAAAGTACAAGAAGCAAAGATTGTCCCAGTTGTCCGTAAAGCGAATCGAAGTAATATTTTACCAATAGCTCAAGCTTTGTTTGACGGAGGCATTAAAGCGATCGAGATTACAGCAGAAACTCCTGAGGTTGACATGCTTATTAAGGAAGTTAGAAGCAACCTAAATGGGCTGGTAGTAGGTGCAGGTACCGTATTGGATGCTGAAACGGCCAGAGCTGTCATTATGGCGGGTGCTCAATTTATTGTTTCGCCTACTGTTAATCGAGATACTGTCAAGATGGCAAAAAGATATGGGGTACCATGCATTATAGGTGCCTTGACGCCAACGGAAATGGTGACAGCCTATGAGTCGGGGGCTGATATGGTAAAAGTTTTTCCGGCGAACATCATGGGCGCCGATTATATTAAAAACATTCTTGGACCTCTTCCTCAGATTCAAATCATGGCAACTGGTGGCATCGATAAGGAAAATATGCTTGACTACTTTCATTCTGGAGCTAAAGTTGTTGGGATAGGAAGCCAACTCGTTCAACCTGCTCATTTATCAACAAAAGAAGATTTTGAGAGTTTACAAGAACTCGCAAGTCAATATGTTGAAAAGCTAGTAGAAGCAAATCGTACTTCATTAATTGAAAGCGGATTCAGAAAATAA
- a CDS encoding TRAP transporter substrate-binding protein gives MKYISTLLLVMVLSVGVLAGCGNSEEAGAGDDSKLKIIAAHNQTSPENPYQYGMEEFKKVAEENGDGSIEVEVHAGTLGTSESELVEKLKLGGADVVLVSPGFMSKTGIKEIDLFAMPYVFDSYEHWEKAVDGEVGDQIAKTINEKSNNTFKVLGYWTAGVRHYYGKEPLNAMEDIEGMKFRTQTSGAIADYWEATGAVPTSVAWGELYQALQQGVVDASENAYPYFVQQNHHKTENGKYITETAHDYTTRLLLINGEKFDSYTDKQKEAVLKAAEASVKKEIEVLHKQEEEYKQKAIDEGAEVNEIDRDPFIELAKPIQDKTAEDIGATDLLEKIRDLK, from the coding sequence ATGAAATATATATCTACTTTATTGTTAGTTATGGTCTTATCTGTCGGTGTTCTAGCGGGTTGCGGAAACAGTGAAGAAGCTGGAGCTGGCGATGATAGCAAACTTAAAATCATTGCGGCACATAACCAAACTTCACCTGAAAACCCATATCAATATGGCATGGAGGAGTTCAAAAAAGTAGCGGAAGAAAATGGAGATGGAAGTATTGAAGTAGAAGTCCATGCAGGAACTCTAGGTACAAGTGAATCAGAGCTTGTTGAAAAGCTTAAGCTTGGTGGAGCGGATGTTGTCCTTGTGTCTCCTGGTTTTATGTCAAAAACAGGCATTAAAGAAATTGATCTATTCGCAATGCCTTACGTGTTTGATAGTTATGAGCATTGGGAGAAAGCTGTAGATGGAGAAGTCGGTGATCAAATTGCCAAGACGATTAATGAGAAGTCAAATAATACATTCAAAGTACTGGGTTATTGGACAGCAGGAGTACGTCACTATTATGGAAAAGAACCGTTGAATGCAATGGAAGATATTGAGGGGATGAAATTCCGTACGCAAACCTCTGGCGCTATTGCTGACTATTGGGAAGCAACTGGAGCAGTACCAACATCTGTAGCATGGGGCGAGTTATATCAAGCTTTGCAACAGGGTGTAGTTGATGCCTCTGAGAATGCCTATCCGTATTTTGTTCAGCAAAATCATCATAAGACTGAGAATGGAAAATACATCACGGAAACCGCCCATGACTACACCACACGCTTATTACTCATTAATGGAGAGAAATTTGATTCTTACACGGACAAGCAAAAAGAAGCAGTATTAAAAGCAGCTGAAGCTTCAGTAAAGAAAGAAATTGAGGTCCTTCACAAGCAAGAAGAAGAGTATAAACAAAAAGCGATTGATGAAGGGGCAGAAGTGAATGAAATTGATCGTGACCCTTTCATTGAATTAGCAAAACCTATTCAGGATAAAACAGCAGAAGACATCGGTGCGACCGACCTGTTAGAAAAAATTCGTGATTTGAAATAA
- a CDS encoding TRAP transporter small permease produces MLIKLLERIQLTVGVLFLVVFFITIVIQVITRYMGISAIWTEEVATYSFIWAVFMGASVMLNRREHFKFDLLLNKLTGKSKNSLYLLNDLILLVFSAGLFYLGMEAVQNFWNYTWVSIPELKMGYVWISIPIMGGTMVIYTFAHILRNIRNFSKREVTE; encoded by the coding sequence GTGCTCATTAAGCTGCTTGAGAGAATTCAATTAACAGTCGGTGTCTTGTTTCTAGTAGTATTTTTCATCACGATTGTTATCCAGGTTATTACACGATATATGGGTATTTCAGCTATTTGGACGGAGGAAGTTGCGACTTATTCCTTTATTTGGGCAGTATTCATGGGTGCATCCGTCATGCTCAATCGAAGAGAACATTTTAAATTTGATCTATTATTGAACAAATTAACTGGAAAGAGCAAAAATAGTTTATATCTCCTTAATGATCTTATTCTTCTCGTATTTAGTGCAGGGTTGTTTTATTTAGGAATGGAAGCTGTTCAAAACTTCTGGAACTACACCTGGGTTTCAATCCCTGAATTGAAAATGGGATATGTATGGATCTCCATTCCGATTATGGGTGGAACGATGGTCATTTATACTTTTGCTCATATCCTCCGTAACATAAGAAATTTCTCCAAAAGGGAGGTTACCGAATGA
- a CDS encoding TRAP transporter large permease → MIGILLVGLFIILMILGIPIAFVIGIVALLGIMNVPYIPEVTVPVKMLNGLDSFVLLAVPLFILAANLMNSGQISQKLIDLALAIVGHIRGGLAHANILVSMLFAGVSGAAQADTAGVGKILIPNMKKQGYDTETAVGITAASSTIGVIIPPSIPMIIFAGLTNVSVGALFLVGIIPGILVGLGMMVLVYILARKRGYPTYQKASMRNFMKQFIGTIPALMTPVILIGGIITGIFTATEAAAFASLYTVLIGVFYYKTLKIKDFPKILVDTLTLSSLSLFALAAANALGELMSYYQLSVWAEQFFANNIDSKWVFLLIIIAFFLFIGTFMDAIPAMILFIPVILPVAIGFEIDPILLGIVTIMTLAVGLVTPPYGLCLLLAAKIGKLPVERSLGAVMPYIAIVLVVLLVVAFIPDVAFYLPKVINPNLF, encoded by the coding sequence ATGATTGGCATCCTGTTAGTTGGTCTCTTTATTATCTTGATGATTCTAGGTATTCCTATCGCTTTCGTGATTGGAATTGTAGCTCTGCTAGGAATTATGAACGTACCCTATATTCCTGAAGTAACTGTTCCAGTTAAAATGCTGAATGGTCTCGATTCCTTTGTTTTACTAGCGGTGCCCTTGTTTATATTAGCCGCTAACTTGATGAATAGCGGCCAAATTTCGCAAAAGTTAATCGACTTAGCGCTAGCGATTGTCGGTCATATCCGTGGCGGATTAGCACATGCAAATATTCTCGTTTCGATGCTTTTTGCAGGGGTATCAGGTGCTGCTCAAGCTGACACAGCAGGCGTTGGAAAGATCTTAATCCCTAACATGAAAAAACAGGGGTATGACACTGAAACAGCAGTCGGTATTACGGCGGCTTCTTCTACAATTGGTGTTATCATCCCTCCAAGTATCCCAATGATTATTTTTGCAGGACTAACGAATGTATCTGTCGGCGCTTTGTTCTTAGTAGGAATTATTCCTGGTATTCTCGTTGGACTCGGCATGATGGTGCTGGTTTATATTCTTGCCAGGAAGAGGGGCTATCCGACTTATCAAAAAGCATCAATGAGAAATTTCATGAAGCAGTTTATTGGCACTATTCCTGCATTAATGACACCAGTAATCTTAATTGGGGGAATCATTACAGGAATTTTTACAGCCACTGAAGCAGCTGCTTTCGCTTCACTTTATACAGTACTAATAGGCGTATTCTATTATAAAACTCTTAAAATAAAGGATTTCCCTAAAATTTTAGTGGATACTTTAACACTAAGTTCGCTATCATTATTTGCCTTAGCAGCAGCGAATGCTCTAGGTGAATTGATGAGTTACTATCAGTTATCTGTGTGGGCTGAACAATTCTTTGCCAATAACATTGATAGCAAATGGGTTTTTCTTTTGATTATCATTGCATTCTTCTTATTTATAGGAACATTTATGGATGCCATACCAGCGATGATTTTATTTATCCCAGTGATATTACCAGTCGCGATCGGTTTTGAGATTGATCCAATTTTATTGGGCATCGTTACGATCATGACATTAGCAGTTGGCCTAGTGACACCACCATATGGTTTGTGTTTACTTCTAGCTGCGAAAATAGGAAAATTACCCGTTGAACGGTCATTAGGAGCTGTTATGCCGTATATCGCAATAGTGCTCGTTGTGTTGCTGGTAGTGGCTTTTATACCTGATGTAGCTTTCTATCTACCAAAAGTCATTAATCCTAATCTATTCTAG
- a CDS encoding sensor histidine kinase — translation MYRVKSLSLQTKLSLMILGLLFSVLLILGLVFTNLYSTSVEEQMGERALNVAQSVASMPSVVEGMESDHPTSIIQPLVEDIRLQTGAEFIVVGDKDGMRVAHPLPERIGKHMVGGDSQKALVDGESYVSKAEGSLGSSLRGKTPIVKDGEIIGIVSVGFLIEDIEQKIDQFELKVASLIGIILLLGLAGGFFIAKGVKKSIFGLEPSEIGSMFLERNTILETIREGIIAVNSKGNITLANQEAHHILNRELDEKLEGKHIVSILPNTKMMEVLSSGESHHDQELIIGTNDVIVNRIPIIQQGKITGAVSSFRRKTEIEELSRQLSQVQSYANVLRSQTHEYSNKLYTILGLIQLGSYEEAIELIHSEAIGYQEVVQLLVKAVPNPILSALLLGKYNRAHELHIEFKIDEGSSISDLPARIEQEKIVTIVGNLVDNAMDAVIDKQQDERIVHLFMTDIGKDLIVEIEDSGKGIPDEQIDRIFERGVSSKKGEDRGIGLFLVKNALDYLGGYATISKSRYGGAAFTVVIPKGE, via the coding sequence ATGTATAGAGTGAAGTCACTTTCTCTTCAAACAAAATTATCATTGATGATTCTTGGGCTTTTATTTAGTGTTTTACTGATTCTAGGTCTTGTTTTTACAAACTTATATTCTACTAGCGTAGAAGAGCAGATGGGTGAGCGGGCATTAAATGTTGCTCAATCTGTAGCATCCATGCCATCAGTTGTTGAAGGGATGGAATCAGATCATCCAACGAGTATCATTCAACCATTAGTAGAAGACATTCGTCTGCAAACGGGTGCGGAGTTCATCGTTGTCGGCGATAAGGATGGCATGCGCGTTGCCCACCCCTTACCAGAGCGGATTGGAAAACACATGGTCGGTGGAGATAGCCAGAAGGCATTGGTAGACGGGGAATCCTATGTATCAAAAGCCGAAGGCTCGTTAGGATCTTCGCTTAGAGGAAAAACGCCGATTGTGAAAGATGGTGAAATAATAGGAATTGTTTCGGTCGGTTTTCTGATTGAAGATATTGAGCAGAAAATCGACCAGTTTGAGCTTAAGGTTGCTAGTTTAATAGGAATCATCCTTTTACTTGGTTTGGCAGGGGGCTTCTTTATTGCAAAAGGGGTCAAGAAGTCAATCTTTGGACTTGAGCCTTCAGAAATCGGATCGATGTTTCTAGAACGAAATACAATCCTCGAGACGATCAGAGAGGGAATCATTGCAGTAAATTCAAAAGGGAACATTACACTTGCCAATCAGGAAGCCCATCATATTCTTAATCGAGAGCTAGATGAGAAGCTCGAAGGAAAGCATATCGTTTCGATCTTACCGAACACAAAAATGATGGAAGTTCTAAGTTCAGGAGAGTCACACCATGATCAAGAACTAATCATAGGAACGAATGATGTGATCGTGAATCGAATTCCTATCATTCAACAGGGGAAAATTACGGGAGCTGTTTCTAGTTTCCGTAGAAAAACGGAGATAGAGGAGCTATCGCGTCAGCTCTCGCAAGTACAAAGCTATGCGAATGTCCTGCGCTCACAAACGCATGAATACTCAAACAAGCTGTATACCATTTTAGGATTAATTCAGCTGGGATCTTATGAGGAAGCAATTGAACTGATTCATTCAGAAGCAATTGGATATCAGGAGGTGGTACAGCTATTAGTGAAAGCTGTACCAAATCCGATACTTTCTGCATTGCTATTAGGCAAATACAATAGAGCTCATGAACTTCATATTGAATTTAAGATTGATGAGGGTAGTAGTATAAGTGACTTACCTGCACGTATTGAACAGGAAAAGATCGTGACGATTGTTGGTAATTTAGTTGATAACGCCATGGATGCTGTTATCGACAAGCAACAGGACGAAAGAATTGTGCACTTATTTATGACCGATATTGGGAAAGATTTGATTGTTGAAATCGAAGACTCTGGAAAGGGTATTCCTGACGAACAAATTGACCGTATTTTTGAGAGAGGGGTTAGCAGTAAAAAAGGAGAGGATCGAGGCATTGGCCTTTTCCTTGTTAAAAACGCCCTTGATTATCTAGGCGGATATGCCACGATCTCAAAGAGTCGGTATGGTGGGGCTGCTTTTACCGTTGTAATTCCTAAGGGGGAATAA
- a CDS encoding response regulator — translation MSDIEVLIVEDDHRIARINQKFTENVPGYAVMGVASSIQEGKELLEILQPDLVLLDIFFPEESGLGLLWHIRENYKETDVMMITAAKEIDAVQEALRGGAIDYIIKPVIFDRFKRTLENFKQTKGQISSQKVVSQEEVDHLFTRKVESSTQTVPKGIDPLTLTKMEEVLLNHLPEGMTAEEVGKVVGCSRTTARRYLEYMVSIEKVDADLSYGTVGRPERRYQPLR, via the coding sequence ATGTCTGATATTGAAGTTTTGATTGTTGAAGATGATCATCGGATCGCTAGAATTAATCAGAAATTCACAGAAAATGTGCCTGGTTATGCTGTCATGGGAGTGGCTTCAAGCATCCAAGAAGGGAAGGAACTTTTGGAGATTTTACAACCGGATCTTGTCCTGCTTGATATTTTCTTTCCAGAAGAAAGTGGGCTTGGTTTGCTATGGCACATACGTGAAAACTATAAAGAAACGGATGTCATGATGATTACTGCTGCAAAGGAAATAGATGCCGTCCAAGAGGCGCTTCGCGGAGGCGCGATTGATTACATTATTAAACCAGTCATCTTTGACCGCTTTAAACGAACGCTTGAGAACTTTAAGCAAACGAAAGGGCAAATTAGTAGTCAGAAGGTTGTAAGTCAGGAAGAAGTTGATCACTTGTTTACTAGAAAGGTTGAATCTTCTACCCAAACAGTTCCAAAAGGAATTGATCCACTGACACTAACGAAGATGGAAGAGGTTCTGCTTAATCATCTTCCTGAAGGCATGACGGCAGAAGAAGTTGGAAAGGTCGTTGGATGTAGTAGAACAACTGCCAGAAGGTATTTAGAATATATGGTTTCAATTGAAAAAGTCGACGCAGATTTATCTTATGGAACGGTTGGGAGACCTGAACGTCGGTACCAGCCACTGAGATAG
- a CDS encoding tripartite tricarboxylate transporter permease yields the protein MDTISNMLYGFQVVLTFQNILFVFVGVLAGTLIGMLPGLGPISAIAIMIPLSYGMDPASALILMAGVYYGAVFGGSTSSILLNAPGISGTVATSFDGYPLAKQGHAGKALAIAAISSFAGGTVSVVALMLVAPVMASFAVSFGPTEYFALMLLGLTAIASLSEGSTVKALISATIGLMIATIGVDQQTGTQRFTFGNPNLLEGIDFLIIALGLFALAEVCSLILSRKSKMMDGNSNVGSLRITRKEAKEISGPIARHSVLGFILGVLPGAGATIASFMSYITEKKISKDPSSFGKGNIKGLAAPETSNNAATSGAFVPLLTLGIPGSGTTAVLLGALLVVGVQPGPLMLTDHPDVFWGVIASMYLGNIFLLVLNLPLIPFIARILYIPKALLISLVIIFCMIGVYGVSFSTFDLYLLLAFGVIGFIMRILNFPAAPLILAFILGGMMEQSFRQALTISNGSYATFFDSTVTVVLLIISLLSLTLPIIKGKLGKKAEEKEDEHLAS from the coding sequence ATGGATACGATTTCGAATATGCTTTATGGTTTCCAGGTCGTTCTAACATTTCAGAACATCCTGTTTGTTTTTGTCGGCGTTTTAGCTGGTACCCTAATTGGAATGCTCCCTGGACTTGGTCCTATCTCTGCCATTGCGATCATGATCCCGCTAAGCTACGGCATGGATCCTGCTTCAGCCCTTATTCTAATGGCGGGTGTTTATTATGGCGCGGTATTTGGCGGATCGACTTCTTCTATTTTATTAAATGCACCTGGTATTTCAGGAACGGTGGCGACCTCCTTTGATGGGTATCCACTCGCCAAACAGGGGCACGCCGGCAAAGCCCTGGCGATTGCCGCCATCTCATCCTTTGCAGGTGGAACCGTCAGTGTTGTCGCCCTCATGCTAGTGGCGCCTGTAATGGCAAGCTTCGCCGTTTCATTCGGTCCAACTGAGTATTTTGCACTCATGTTACTGGGACTTACTGCCATTGCAAGCTTATCGGAGGGTTCAACTGTAAAAGCACTAATTTCCGCAACAATTGGTTTAATGATTGCAACAATCGGCGTTGACCAACAGACAGGTACACAGCGCTTTACGTTCGGTAATCCGAACCTTCTTGAAGGAATCGATTTTCTGATTATTGCTCTTGGACTCTTCGCACTCGCTGAAGTATGTTCCTTGATCCTGTCTAGAAAATCAAAAATGATGGATGGCAACTCTAACGTCGGTTCATTAAGAATTACTAGGAAGGAAGCAAAGGAAATCTCAGGACCGATCGCCCGACATTCTGTGCTCGGATTTATCCTAGGCGTACTTCCAGGCGCTGGCGCGACAATTGCCTCCTTTATGTCTTATATTACTGAGAAAAAAATATCAAAGGATCCCTCATCGTTTGGAAAAGGGAACATCAAAGGACTTGCCGCACCAGAAACATCTAATAACGCTGCAACGAGCGGAGCTTTCGTACCACTATTAACTCTTGGTATTCCTGGTTCCGGAACGACAGCTGTTCTACTTGGTGCCCTCCTAGTCGTTGGGGTTCAGCCAGGGCCATTAATGCTTACCGATCACCCCGATGTATTCTGGGGAGTAATCGCAAGTATGTATCTCGGTAATATTTTCTTACTCGTCTTGAACCTGCCGCTGATTCCGTTTATCGCTCGTATCTTATATATTCCAAAAGCGCTTCTCATCTCACTTGTAATTATCTTTTGTATGATCGGAGTATACGGGGTAAGCTTCAGTACCTTCGATCTTTACCTGCTGCTCGCTTTCGGAGTGATTGGCTTTATTATGAGAATCCTTAACTTTCCCGCAGCGCCACTTATTCTTGCCTTTATCCTTGGTGGAATGATGGAGCAGTCGTTCCGTCAAGCTTTAACAATTTCCAATGGAAGCTATGCAACTTTCTTTGATAGCACAGTTACCGTTGTGCTCCTTATTATCTCTCTTTTATCACTAACGCTTCCTATTATTAAAGGAAAACTCGGCAAGAAAGCAGAGGAAAAGGAAGATGAACATTTAGCTTCATAA
- a CDS encoding tripartite tricarboxylate transporter TctB family protein, with the protein MLASVERKVAISLLLISILYLVLSFQIPPFPYSIVDADALPKGLGFILVVLSIFLFIQNPIEDRKKSDLKKEEVLMLLAVAGLIFIYILLFELLGFVVVTILFLLVTSRILGYTKWKTLIAVSVGFTLVLYFSFNYLLQIYLPQGILPF; encoded by the coding sequence ATGTTAGCAAGTGTAGAACGTAAAGTAGCTATTAGTTTATTACTTATCTCTATTTTATATCTCGTCCTGAGTTTTCAAATTCCACCCTTCCCATATTCGATTGTGGATGCTGATGCCCTACCAAAAGGACTTGGATTTATATTAGTTGTGCTTTCGATCTTTCTTTTCATTCAAAACCCAATTGAAGACAGGAAGAAGAGCGATCTCAAAAAAGAGGAAGTGTTGATGCTTCTTGCAGTTGCAGGTTTAATATTCATCTATATCTTACTGTTTGAACTTCTCGGTTTCGTAGTTGTTACAATCCTATTCTTACTGGTTACATCACGAATCCTCGGATACACGAAATGGAAAACCCTGATCGCCGTTTCAGTTGGATTTACACTTGTTCTTTATTTTTCTTTTAATTATTTGCTTCAAATTTATTTACCGCAGGGCATACTTCCCTTTTAG
- a CDS encoding tripartite tricarboxylate transporter substrate binding protein, with protein MKKKNTLMSLLLGSALVLSACGSSESSGESSAEGNGEWTPEKPIEMIAPAGAGGGWDTTARTISKVMEQENVIDERIAVANKPGGGGSVGWSYVDKKGGNHTLFVTSPPILFVPLNGQSKLGHNDFTPIAGVIADYSAFVVPANSPYDNMNDLVEALKEDPTSVSVVGDSAPGSMDHMAFVKAVKAAGVDIKKLKYVSAQDGSGMSMLLGNKVDVYSTGLAEATEQARADKVKVLAITSPEPLEGETVSEFQTLKEQGIDDQFVVWRGIMGPKDMDPEAAAFYEQAVKDMMETDEWKAQRDNFGWNDNYMSGEEFKKFLDEEYETMEELMSEVGLAK; from the coding sequence ATGAAAAAGAAGAACACGCTGATGTCTCTTTTGTTAGGAAGCGCACTTGTATTAAGTGCATGTGGAAGCAGTGAAAGTTCCGGGGAAAGTTCTGCTGAAGGTAATGGGGAATGGACTCCTGAGAAACCAATTGAAATGATTGCACCTGCAGGAGCAGGTGGCGGATGGGACACAACAGCAAGAACAATTTCTAAAGTAATGGAGCAAGAGAACGTGATTGATGAACGCATAGCTGTTGCAAACAAACCAGGCGGCGGTGGATCTGTTGGTTGGTCATATGTTGATAAAAAAGGAGGTAATCACACCCTCTTTGTGACATCACCTCCAATACTGTTCGTCCCATTAAATGGCCAATCTAAACTTGGTCATAATGACTTCACACCAATAGCTGGTGTCATCGCAGATTACTCAGCCTTTGTCGTTCCAGCCAATTCGCCTTATGACAACATGAATGATCTGGTGGAAGCCCTTAAAGAGGATCCAACATCCGTATCAGTTGTCGGGGACTCAGCACCAGGAAGTATGGATCACATGGCCTTCGTGAAAGCAGTAAAGGCAGCTGGCGTTGATATAAAGAAACTTAAATATGTATCTGCTCAGGATGGAAGTGGTATGAGCATGCTGCTTGGGAATAAAGTTGATGTGTACTCGACGGGTCTTGCCGAAGCAACAGAACAGGCTCGTGCTGATAAAGTAAAAGTTCTTGCGATTACTTCTCCAGAACCACTTGAAGGAGAAACCGTTTCAGAGTTTCAAACGCTTAAGGAACAGGGAATCGATGACCAATTTGTAGTCTGGAGAGGGATTATGGGACCAAAGGATATGGATCCTGAAGCAGCCGCATTCTATGAGCAGGCCGTAAAAGACATGATGGAAACAGATGAATGGAAGGCACAGCGCGATAACTTTGGGTGGAACGATAACTATATGTCAGGTGAAGAGTTCAAGAAATTCCTTGATGAAGAATATGAAACAATGGAAGAGCTTATGAGTGAAGTTGGATTAGCAAAATAA